The Gossypium hirsutum isolate 1008001.06 chromosome D03, Gossypium_hirsutum_v2.1, whole genome shotgun sequence genomic interval CTAGTTCGATTAGTccccacttttttttcttttttttttactttgtttttaggttttgtttgGTTGATACTtgattcttcatcttcctcaTCTTTATTGTGTCTAGATCTCGAAGGAAAGTCATGGATTTTGGGTTTAATGAGGAAGGTAATAAGTTTCCTTTTTCATactcttcatcatcttcttctccttcatcttcttcttctcagCATAAAACCCAGATGGCTCCTCCTCTTAGCAACACTCGATGGGAGGCACAGGCTCATCAGATTCACGACGGTCACCACCGTCAAATGAGTCCCAACTGGTTGAACAACAGGTACGAACCTGAAGAAGATAACGAAGCAGCAACTGCAACTGCAAGTACTGAAGCTGATTCAACCCTTAGTGCAAGTGCTGCCAACATCGAGAAAGAACACTTGTTCGACAAAGTAGTTACCCCAAGCGATGTAGGGAAACTGAACAGACTTGTTATCCCAAAACAACACGCCGAGAAGCATTTCCCCTTGGATTCTTCCACCAATGAGAAAGGCCTTTTGTTGAATTTCGAGGACAGGAATGGGAAGCCGTGGAGGTTCAGGTACTCTTATTGGAACAGCAGCCAAAGCTATGTTATGACCAAAGGTTGGAGCCGTTTCGTCAAGGATAAGAAACTTGATGCCGGCGATATAGTTTCTTTCCAGAGAGGGGTCGGCGAGTTGGGGAAACACCGTCTTTTTATCGATTGGAGGAGGAGACCTGATGGACCAGACCCAGTTTCTTTCCATCCCCATACGCACCACTTGTCTTTGCACCGTTCAAATACCCCATGGAGCCCGTTACTAATGCGGCCACCACCAACAGCAAGAGATCGCTTTCAATTGTCACAGATAAACCCTCTGAATCGGAACAGCTACTACGGTGGTTTTCCAACTGGAAACAATGTGGTGAATCCAGGAGGTACAATGGGATCGGTATTGTTTTTTAGATCAGCAGCAGCCCCAACGATGGAGTGGCAGCAGCAGCCAGGTGGAGTGGTAGAGCCAATCGTGTTTGATTCGGTGCCGGTGGTCCAAGGCACGGGTGCAGCAGCAGCCAAGAGGTTAAGGCTTTTCGGGGTTAACATGGAATGCCCCATACCGGAGTCGCATAACCCTGATATGTTATCTACAACTACAATACCAAATACTACAATGGCATCGCAAAATCCACAACTTTCTTCAT includes:
- the LOC121215467 gene encoding B3 domain-containing protein Os03g0120900, coding for MDFGFNEEGNKFPFSYSSSSSSPSSSSSQHKTQMAPPLSNTRWEAQAHQIHDGHHRQMSPNWLNNRYEPEEDNEAATATASTEADSTLSASAANIEKEHLFDKVVTPSDVGKLNRLVIPKQHAEKHFPLDSSTNEKGLLLNFEDRNGKPWRFRYSYWNSSQSYVMTKGWSRFVKDKKLDAGDIVSFQRGVGELGKHRLFIDWRRRPDGPDPVSFHPHTHHLSLHRSNTPWSPLLMRPPPTARDRFQLSQINPLNRNSYYGGFPTGNNVVNPGGTMGSVLFFRSAAAPTMEWQQQPGGVVEPIVFDSVPVVQGTGAAAAKRLRLFGVNMECPIPESHNPDMLSTTTIPNTTMASQNPQLSSSSQHPLQLRLYNGTPVLPPIDFLSANKGKASLSLDFDI